One genomic segment of Hordeum vulgare subsp. vulgare chromosome 2H, MorexV3_pseudomolecules_assembly, whole genome shotgun sequence includes these proteins:
- the LOC123425030 gene encoding pre-mRNA-splicing factor SYF1: MPSAAAGPVEVAPPAKAAALPFAGISPDLYPTEDDLPYEEEILREPFKLKGWWRYLVARASAPFAKRAVIYERALKALPGSYKLWHAYLRERLDHVRPHPISHPAYASLNNTFERALATMHKMPRVWVLYLTSLLDQRLLTRGRRNFDRALRALPVTQHDRIWPLYLRLASLPACPVETSFRVFRRYLQFDPSHAEDFIEFLVSAERWQEAADRLASVLNDDGFRSVKGKTRHQLWLELCDILTKHADEVAGLKVDAILRGGIRKFTDEVGKLWTSLADYYVRRTLYEKARDVFEEGVASVMTVQEFSVVFEAYTQFEQSMLAAKLEAAEEDGAVESDDGEKGGKKNKVDKLEKELAACWLNDEDDTDLRLARFERLLDRRPELLSSVLLRQNPHNVEEWHRRVKLFDKDPARQVATYVEAVKTVDPMKAVGKPHTLWVAFAKMYEKHNRLDSAEDIFKKATQVNYKAVDHLATIWCEWAEMELRNQHFDKAIELMRLATAEPSVEVKRRAAAEGDQPVQLKLHKSLKLWSIYVDLEESLGSLETTRAVYERILDLRIATPQIILNYAFLLEENKYFEDAFKVYERGVKIFKYPHVKDIWVTYLTKFVTRYQRSKLERARELFTEAVEKAPPHEKKALYLQYAKLEEDYGLAKRAMNVYDEAVRAVPNTEKMSMYEIYIARAAELFGVPRTRQIYEQAIESGLPDKDVMVMCMKFAELERNLGEIDRSRAIYIHASNYADPNAHPEFWKKWNDFEIQHGNEDTFREMLRIKRTVAASRSQTHFILPEYLMQRDQRLNMDEAVDTLTRAGVPQDEMAALERQLASGPSPAPAAAPSTSTTPANRMMNFVSAGVEARAESSTQQTTANNEDIELPDEESDEEDDVQIAERAVPEAVFGELGKRAAESREESSNAQENNEQQLGALERIKRRRQ; this comes from the exons ATGCCGTCGGCTGCCGCGGGCCCGGTGGAGGTGGCGCCGCCGGCGAAGGCGGCCGCCCTCCCGTTCGCCGGGATCTCGCCGGACCTCTACCCGACGGAGGACGACCTGCCCTACGAGGAGGAGATCCTGCGGGAGCCCTTCAAGCTCAAGGGCTGGTGGCGCTACCTCGTCGCCCGCGCCTCGGCGCCCTTCGCCAAGCGCGCCGTCATCTACGAGCGCGCCCTCAAGGCGCTGCCGGGGAGCTACAAGCTCTGGCACGCCTACCTCCGCGAGCGCCTCGACCACGTGCGCCCGCACCCAATCTCCCACCCGGCCTACGCCTCCCTCAACAACACCTTCGAGCGGGCGCTCGCCACCATGCACAAGATGCCGCGCGTCTGGGTCCTCTACCTCACCTCGCTGCTCGACCAGCGCCTGCTCACGCGCGGCCGCCGCAACTTCGACCGCGCCCTCCGCGCGCTGCCCGTCACGCAGCACGACCGCATCTGGCCGCTCTACCTGCGCCTCGCCTCGCTCCCGGCCTGCCCCGTCGAGACCTCCTTCCGCGTCTTCAGGCGCTACCTCCAGTTCGACCCCTCCCACGCCGAGGACTTCATCGAATTCCTCGTCTCGGCCGAACGCTGGCAGGAGGCAGCCGACCGCCTGGCCTCCGTACTCAACGACGATGGCTTCCGCTCTGTCAAGGGGAAGACCAGACACCAGCTCTGGCTCGAGCTCTGCGACATTCTCACTAAGCATGCAGATGAGGTCGCAGGGCTCAAGGTGGACGCCATATTGCGCGGGGGCATACGCAAGTTCACCGACGAGGTTGGCAAGTTGTGGACCTCGCTGGCCGATTACTATGTTCGGAGGACCCTCTATGAGAAAGCTAGAGACGTCTTTGAGGAGGGGGTTGCTTCAGTGATGACAGTGCAGGAGTTCAGTGTGGTGTTTGAGGCTTATACACAATTTGAGCAGAGTATGCTTGCGGCAAAGCTGGAGGCAGCTGAAGAGGACGGGGCTGTGGAGAGCGATGATGGTGAGAAAGGGGGCAAGAAGAATAAGGTGGACAAGCTAGAGAAGGAACTTGCAGCGTGTTggttgaacgatgaagatgacacGGATTTGAGGCTGGCAAGGTTTGAGCGGCTATTGGATCGCAGACCAGAGCTCCTTAGCAGTGTCCTGTTGAGACAGAATCCACATAATGTGGAGGAGTGGCACAG GAGGGTGAAACTTTTTGACAAGGATCCCGCGAGGCAAGTAGCAACATATGTCGAGGCTGTGAAAACTGTGGACCCAATGAAGGCAGTTGGGAAACCTCATACTCTATGGGTGGCATTTGCAAAGATGTATGAGAAACATAACCGCTTAgatagtgctgaagatatctttaAAAAGGCCACACAAGTGAACTATAAAGCAGTGGACCACTTGGCTACTATTTGGTGTGAATGGGCTGAGATGGAGCTCCGCAACCAACATTTTGACAAGGCAATTGAGCTGATGAGGTTAGCAACAGCAGAGCCCTCTGTTGAGGTGAAGAGGCGAG CTGCTGCCGAGGGTGACCAGCCTGTACAGCTGAAATTACATAAATCTCTGAAATTATGGAGTATCTATGTTGACCTGGAGGAGAGCCTTGGGTCGTTGGAAACAACCCGCGCTGTTTATGAGAGAATATTAGATTTAAGAATTGCAACTCCTCAAATAATTCTTAATTATGCGTTCCTTCTTGAG GAGAACAAGTATTTCGAAGATGCATTTAAAGTGTATGAAAGAGGTGTAAAAATATTCAAGTATCCCCATGTTAAGGATATTTGGGTGACCTACCTCACAAAGTTTGTAACAAGGTACCAGCGAAGCAAGTTAGAGCGGGCAAGAGAGCTGTTCACGGAAGCTGTCGAAAAG GCTCCGCCGCATGAAAAGAAGGCCTTATATTTGCAATATGCTAAACTGGAAGAGGACTATGGCCTCGCAAAACGTGCCATGAATGTATATGATGAAGCTGTAAGGGCTGTTCCCaacactgaaaagatgagtatgtaTGAAATATACATTGCACGTGCTGCTGAACTTTTCGGTGTTCCAAGGACCAGACAAATATACGAG CAAGCTATAGAATCTGGTCTCCCGGACAAAGATGTTATGGTGATGTGCATGAAGTTTGCGGAACTTGAaagaaatcttggagaaattgACCGTTCCCGGGCTATTTATATCCACGCCTCCAACTATGCTGATCCAAATGCTCATCCAGAGTTCTGGAAGAAATGGAACGACTTTGAGATCCAACACGGTAATGAAGATACATTCAGGGAGATGCTTCGCATCAAGCGTACAGTGGCTGCTAGCCGCAGTCAG ACTCATTTCATCCTTCCGGAGTACCTGATGCAAAGGGACCAGAGGCTAAACATGGACGAGGCGGTCGACACTCTGACACGTGCCGGTGTCCCGCAGGATGAGATGGCAGCCTTAGAAAGGCAGCTAGCTTCTGGACCATCCCCAGCGCCAGCAGCAGCACCGAGCACCAGCACGACTCCTGCTAACAGAATGATGAACTTTGTCAGTGCTGGAGTAGAGGCGCGGGCCGAGAGCAGCACACAACAGACCACTGCTAACAACGAGGACATTGAGCTGCCTGATGAAGAGAGTGACGAGGAGGACGATGTCCAGATCGCGGAGAGGGCTGTCCCTGAAGCCGTGTTTGGCGAGCTTGGCAAGAGAGCCGCGGAGAGCAGGGAGGAAAGCTCTAATGCTCAAGAGAACAACGAGCAGCAGCTGGGCGCTCTCGAGAGAATTAAGCGAAGGCGTCAATAG
- the LOC123425031 gene encoding nodulation protein H-like gives MHPYPHKGSKGAPSLPPRPTLVFLIALFGLYVCYLSFNQIRMESKHAEENGAQDQNEHVCAKPYVPSEELPYVHFPKPKGYSRAECSCNPVRFFVIMSMQRSGSGWFETLLNSHPNISSNGEIFNRVDRRENISSIVQTLDKLYNLDWLTSAAKNECTAAFGFKWMLNQGFMDHRDDILSYLNKKGISVIFLFRRNTLRRLISVLANNYDRDAKQLNGTHKSHVHSEEEAEILAKFKPELDVSTLVSNIRDVEKYMGDCLDSFNTTRRMVLYYEDIIRNRNALFQVQEFIGVPVRKLVSRQVKIHTRPLPDLVRNWEDVNSRLNGTEYARFLDGADYVE, from the exons ATG CACCCGTATCCACACAAAGGCTCCAAGGGGGCGCCGTCGTTGCCGCCGCGACCCACCCTCGTCTTCCTCATCGCGCTCTTTGGCCTCTACGTGTGCTACCTCTCCTTCAACCAGATACGGATGGAGAGCAAGCATGCGGAGGAGAATGGCGCACAAGACCAGAATGAACATGTTTGTGCAAAGCCTTATGTTCCAAGTGAGGAGCTGCCCTACGTGCACTTCCCCAAACCAAAGGGTTATAGCAG GGCGGAATGCTCGTGTAATCCTGTTCGTTTCTTTGTGATCATGTCGATGCAAAGGTCGGGAAGCGGATGGTTTGAGACGCTGTTGAACAGCCATCCTAACATCAGCTCCAATGGTGAAATATTCAACAGAGTGGATAGAAGAGAAAACATATCGTCTATCGTACAAACGCTCGACAAACTGTATAACTTGGACTGGCTCACAAGTGCAGCAAAGAATGAGTGCACAGCTGCGTTTGGATTCAAGTGGATGCTAAATCAG GGTTTTATGGACCATCGCGATGATATACTTAGTTATTTGAACAAGAAAGGTATCTCTGTGATATTTCTCTTCAGGAGAAATACATTGCGCAGGCTTATCTCTGTGTTGGCCAACAACTACGATAGAGATGCAAAGCAGCTGAATGGAACCCACAAATCTCACGTTCACTCAGAAGAAGAG GCTGAGATActtgcaaaattcaaaccagaacTCGACGTGTCAACCCTGGTTTCAAACATCAGGGATGTCGAGAAGTACATGGGAGACTGCCTGGACAGCTTCAACACGACACGGCGCATGGTCCTCTACTACGAGGACATAATCAGAAACAGAAAT GCATTATTCCAGGTGCAGGAATTCATCGGCGTTCCGGTGAGGAAACTGGTCAGCAGGCAGGTGAAGATCCATACGCGCCCGCTTCCTGACCTCGTCCGGAACTGGGAGGATGTGAACAGCAGACTCAACGGGACAGAGTACGCCCGTTTCCTCGATGGCGCAGATTACGTGGAGTGA